In Gossypium arboreum isolate Shixiya-1 chromosome 6, ASM2569848v2, whole genome shotgun sequence, the following are encoded in one genomic region:
- the LOC108485449 gene encoding sulfate transporter 1.3 isoform X1 produces MKLISDMEPNSASSIEAETKEMDVRSLSASHQHSQYLHKVGIPPKQNLLREFTARVKETLFADDPLRPFKDQPRSRKLVLGIEAIFPIFEWGRSYNWRKFRGDLIAGLTIASLCIPQDIGYARLANLAPQYGLYSSFVPPLIYAFMGSSRDIAIGPVAVVSLLLGSMLSNEIDPNQNEAEYLRLAFTATFFAGITQVTLGFLRLGFLIDFLSHAAIIGFMAGAAITIALQQLKGLLGIEKFTKKTDIISVMRSVWGSVHHGWNWQTILIGVSFLSFLLLTKYIGKKSKKFFWVPAIAPLISVILSTFFVYITHAEKKGVQIVKNIEKGINPSSVNQIYFTGDYLLKGLKIGVVAGMIALTEAVAIGRTFASMKDYQLDGNKEMVALGAMNVVGSLTSCYVATGSFSRSAVNFMSGCETAVSNIIMSCVVFLTLEFLTPLFKYTPNAILAAIIISAVVGLIDVKAAILVWKIDKFDFVACLGAFLGVVFVSVEIGLLIAVIISFAKILLQVTRPRTAILGKVPRTNVYRNILQYPEATKVPGVLIVRVDSAIYFSNSNYVKERILRWLMDEEEKVKAGCQPTIHFLIVEMSPVTDIDTSGIHALEELHSSLEKKNIQLILANPGPVVMDKLEASKFANLIGDDKIFLTVSDAVSSCSPKLVENV; encoded by the exons ATGAAATTG ATTAGTGACATGGAACCCAACTCTGCTTCAAGCATTGAAGCTGAAACCAAAGAGATGGATGTTAGAAGCCTGTCGGCCTCACACCAACACTCGCAGTATCTTCACAAGGTAGGGATTCCCCCTAAGCAAAACCTCTTGAGGGAATTCACTGCCAGGGTGAAAGAAACATTATTTGCCGATGATCCTTTGCGTCCCTTCAAGGACCAACCAAGGTCTCGAAAGCTTGTCCTCGGCATCGAGGCCATCTTCCCGATTTTCGAATGGGGAAGGAGTTACAACTGGAGAAAATTTAGAGGTGATCTCATTGCTGGACTCACAATCGCGAGTCTATGCATTCCTCAG GACATTGGTTATGCAAGGCTAGCAAACTTGGCTCCACAGTATGGACTTT ACTCCAGCTTTGTTCCACCATTGATTTATGCCTTCATGGGAAGTTCAAGGGACATCGCGATTGGACCAGTTGCTGTGGTATCTCTTTTACTAGGGTCAATGCTTTCAAATGAGATTGACCCTAATCAAAATGAAGCCGAGTATCTGCGGCTTGCATTTACAGCTACCTTTTTTGCTGGGATCACTCAAGTAACTCTTGGTTTTCTCAG gttggGATTCTTGATTGACTTCTTGTCACATGCTGCCATCATCGGTTTTATGGCTGGAGCTGCGATTACAATCGCCCTCCAACAGCTTAAAGGTCTTCTTGGTATAGAAAAATTTACAAAGAAAACAGATATTATTTCTGTAATGCGCTCTGTATGGGGCAGTGTCCATCATGGA TGGAACTGGCAGACTATACTCATTGGAGTTAGCTTTTTATCCTTCCTGCTGTTAACCAAGTACATT gggaaaaagagCAAGAAGTTCTTCTGGGTGCCTGCAATAGCTCCTTTGATATCAGTTATTCTCTCCACCTTTTTCGTTTATATAACACATGCAGAAAAGAAAGGAGTCCAGATT GTGAAAAACATTGAGAAAGGAATCAATCCCTCATCAGTAAATCAAATTTATTTCACTGGTGACTATCTTCTTAAAGGTTTAAAGATTGGTGTTGTGGCGGGTATGATAGCATTGACG GAAGCTGTGGCCATTGGGCGAACTTTTGCTTCGATGAAAGACTATCAACTAGATGGAAACAAAGAAATGGTGGCATTAGGAGCAATGAATGTAGTCGGTTCATTGACTTCCTGCTATGTAGCCACAG GGTCATTTTCTCGATCAGCAGTAAATTTCATGTCTGGCTGCGAAACTGCTGTTTCTAATATCATCATGTCCTGTGTTGTATTTCTGACTTTAGAATTCTTAACACCTTTGTTCAAATACACCCCAAATGCTATTCTCGCTGCCATCATTATATCTGCTGTGGTTGGACTTATCGATGTTAAGGCAGCAATTTTGGTATGGAAGATTGATAAATTCGATTTTGTTGCATGCTTGGGAGCCTTTCTTGGAGTAGTATTTGTATCAGTCGAGATTGGCCTTCTAATTGCT GTCATAATATCCTTTGCTAAAATCCTCTTACAAGTTACTAGACCTCGAACGGCGATTCTAGGGAAGGTACCAAGGACTAATGTGTACCGAAATATACTACAATATCCAGAAGCAACTAAAGTTCCAGGGGTTCTGATTGTGAGAGTTGATTCTGCTATTTACTTTTCCAACTCTAATTATGTCAAGGAGAG GATACTGAGATGGTTGATGGATgaagaagagaaagtaaaagctGGATGTCAACCAACAATCCATTTTTTGATAGTTGAGATGTCGC CTGTTACCGACATTGATACCAGTGGCATCCATGCCTTGGAAGAATTACACAGTAGTCTTGAGAAAAAGAATATTCAG CTTATACTAGCAAATCCTGGACCCGTGGTGATGGACAAGCTCGAGGCATCGAAATTTGCAAATTTAATCGGAGACGACAAGATCTTCTTGACGGTCTCAGATGCAGTGTCATCATGTTCTCCAAAACTGGTGGAAAATGTCTGA
- the LOC108485449 gene encoding sulfate transporter 1.3 isoform X2, with protein sequence MEPNSASSIEAETKEMDVRSLSASHQHSQYLHKVGIPPKQNLLREFTARVKETLFADDPLRPFKDQPRSRKLVLGIEAIFPIFEWGRSYNWRKFRGDLIAGLTIASLCIPQDIGYARLANLAPQYGLYSSFVPPLIYAFMGSSRDIAIGPVAVVSLLLGSMLSNEIDPNQNEAEYLRLAFTATFFAGITQVTLGFLRLGFLIDFLSHAAIIGFMAGAAITIALQQLKGLLGIEKFTKKTDIISVMRSVWGSVHHGWNWQTILIGVSFLSFLLLTKYIGKKSKKFFWVPAIAPLISVILSTFFVYITHAEKKGVQIVKNIEKGINPSSVNQIYFTGDYLLKGLKIGVVAGMIALTEAVAIGRTFASMKDYQLDGNKEMVALGAMNVVGSLTSCYVATGSFSRSAVNFMSGCETAVSNIIMSCVVFLTLEFLTPLFKYTPNAILAAIIISAVVGLIDVKAAILVWKIDKFDFVACLGAFLGVVFVSVEIGLLIAVIISFAKILLQVTRPRTAILGKVPRTNVYRNILQYPEATKVPGVLIVRVDSAIYFSNSNYVKERILRWLMDEEEKVKAGCQPTIHFLIVEMSPVTDIDTSGIHALEELHSSLEKKNIQLILANPGPVVMDKLEASKFANLIGDDKIFLTVSDAVSSCSPKLVENV encoded by the exons ATGGAACCCAACTCTGCTTCAAGCATTGAAGCTGAAACCAAAGAGATGGATGTTAGAAGCCTGTCGGCCTCACACCAACACTCGCAGTATCTTCACAAGGTAGGGATTCCCCCTAAGCAAAACCTCTTGAGGGAATTCACTGCCAGGGTGAAAGAAACATTATTTGCCGATGATCCTTTGCGTCCCTTCAAGGACCAACCAAGGTCTCGAAAGCTTGTCCTCGGCATCGAGGCCATCTTCCCGATTTTCGAATGGGGAAGGAGTTACAACTGGAGAAAATTTAGAGGTGATCTCATTGCTGGACTCACAATCGCGAGTCTATGCATTCCTCAG GACATTGGTTATGCAAGGCTAGCAAACTTGGCTCCACAGTATGGACTTT ACTCCAGCTTTGTTCCACCATTGATTTATGCCTTCATGGGAAGTTCAAGGGACATCGCGATTGGACCAGTTGCTGTGGTATCTCTTTTACTAGGGTCAATGCTTTCAAATGAGATTGACCCTAATCAAAATGAAGCCGAGTATCTGCGGCTTGCATTTACAGCTACCTTTTTTGCTGGGATCACTCAAGTAACTCTTGGTTTTCTCAG gttggGATTCTTGATTGACTTCTTGTCACATGCTGCCATCATCGGTTTTATGGCTGGAGCTGCGATTACAATCGCCCTCCAACAGCTTAAAGGTCTTCTTGGTATAGAAAAATTTACAAAGAAAACAGATATTATTTCTGTAATGCGCTCTGTATGGGGCAGTGTCCATCATGGA TGGAACTGGCAGACTATACTCATTGGAGTTAGCTTTTTATCCTTCCTGCTGTTAACCAAGTACATT gggaaaaagagCAAGAAGTTCTTCTGGGTGCCTGCAATAGCTCCTTTGATATCAGTTATTCTCTCCACCTTTTTCGTTTATATAACACATGCAGAAAAGAAAGGAGTCCAGATT GTGAAAAACATTGAGAAAGGAATCAATCCCTCATCAGTAAATCAAATTTATTTCACTGGTGACTATCTTCTTAAAGGTTTAAAGATTGGTGTTGTGGCGGGTATGATAGCATTGACG GAAGCTGTGGCCATTGGGCGAACTTTTGCTTCGATGAAAGACTATCAACTAGATGGAAACAAAGAAATGGTGGCATTAGGAGCAATGAATGTAGTCGGTTCATTGACTTCCTGCTATGTAGCCACAG GGTCATTTTCTCGATCAGCAGTAAATTTCATGTCTGGCTGCGAAACTGCTGTTTCTAATATCATCATGTCCTGTGTTGTATTTCTGACTTTAGAATTCTTAACACCTTTGTTCAAATACACCCCAAATGCTATTCTCGCTGCCATCATTATATCTGCTGTGGTTGGACTTATCGATGTTAAGGCAGCAATTTTGGTATGGAAGATTGATAAATTCGATTTTGTTGCATGCTTGGGAGCCTTTCTTGGAGTAGTATTTGTATCAGTCGAGATTGGCCTTCTAATTGCT GTCATAATATCCTTTGCTAAAATCCTCTTACAAGTTACTAGACCTCGAACGGCGATTCTAGGGAAGGTACCAAGGACTAATGTGTACCGAAATATACTACAATATCCAGAAGCAACTAAAGTTCCAGGGGTTCTGATTGTGAGAGTTGATTCTGCTATTTACTTTTCCAACTCTAATTATGTCAAGGAGAG GATACTGAGATGGTTGATGGATgaagaagagaaagtaaaagctGGATGTCAACCAACAATCCATTTTTTGATAGTTGAGATGTCGC CTGTTACCGACATTGATACCAGTGGCATCCATGCCTTGGAAGAATTACACAGTAGTCTTGAGAAAAAGAATATTCAG CTTATACTAGCAAATCCTGGACCCGTGGTGATGGACAAGCTCGAGGCATCGAAATTTGCAAATTTAATCGGAGACGACAAGATCTTCTTGACGGTCTCAGATGCAGTGTCATCATGTTCTCCAAAACTGGTGGAAAATGTCTGA